The Vitis vinifera cultivar Pinot Noir 40024 chromosome 12, ASM3070453v1 genome has a segment encoding these proteins:
- the LOC100263564 gene encoding disease resistance protein RPV1 isoform X2, with the protein MASSSTSLSVASSSSTHPWKYEVFLSFRGEDTRKSFTDHLHKALRRCGIHAFIDDRLRRGEQISSALLRAIEESRFSIIIFSEHYASSSWCLDELTKILQCVKEGRHTAFPVFYNVDPSHVRKQEGSYGVAFTKHEQVYRDNMEKVVEWRKALTVASNLSGWDSRDKHESEVIKEIVSKIWKKLNDASSCNMEALVGMASHIQNMVSLLRIGSDDVRMVGIWGMAGIGKTTIAEAVYQKIRTRFEGCCFLSNVREKSQKNDPAVIQMELLSQIFEEGNLNTGVLSGGINVIEKTLHSMRVLIVLDDVDCPQQLEVLAGNHNWFSPGSRIIITTREKHLLDEKVEIYVAKELNKDEARKLFYQHAFKYKPPVGDFVQLCDRALNYTKGIPLALKILGRFLYNRSKKEWESELEKLRRIPNKEIQDVLRISFDGLDDNQKDIFLDIACFFKGQDKDYVIKLLKSCDFFPEIEIRNLIDKSLVTISYNKLCMHDLIQEMGWEIVRQESIKDPGKRSRLWVNDDVIDMLTTNTGTEAVEGMVLNLSTLKELHFSVNVFTKMNKLRVLRFYDAQIWGSSWIGRHNDRYKSPYTECKFHLSGDFKFLSNHLRSLHWDGYPLKSLPSNFHPEKLLELKMCFSQLEQLWEGNKSFQKLKFIELSHSQHLIKTPDFSGAPKLRRIILEGCTSLVKVHPSIGALKKLIFLNLEGCKNLKSFSSSIHLESLQTITLSGCSKLKKFPEVQGAMDNLPELSLKGTAIKGLPLSIEYLNGLSLLNLEECKSLESLPGCIFKLKSLKTLILSNCSRLKKLPEIQENMESLKKLFLDDTGLRELPSSIEHLNGLVLLKLKNCKKLASLPESICKLTSLQTLTLSGCSELKKLPDDMGSLQCLVKLKANGTGIQEVPTSITLLTKLEVLSLAGCKGGESKSRNLALCLRSSPTKGLRPSFLPVLYSLRKLNLSGCNLLEGALPSDLSSLSWLECLDLSRNSFITVPNLSRLPRLKRLILEHCKSLRSLPELPSNIEKLLANDCTSLETFSNPSSAYAWRNSRHLNFQFYNCFRLVENEQSDNVEAILRGIRLVASISNFVAPHYELKWYDAVVPGSSIPEWFTDQSLGCSVTVELPPHWCTTRLMGLAVCFVFHPNIGMGKFGRSEYFSMNESGGFSLHNTASTHFSKADHIWFGYRPLYGEVFSPSIDHLKVSFAGSNRAGEVVKKCGARLVFEQDEPCGREEEMNHVHEDWLEVPFYIPSWLVVVEACRSSLQT; encoded by the exons ATGGCTTCTTCTTCAACCAGTCTCTCAGTAGCTTCTTCCTCTTCCACCCATCCATGGAAGTATGAAGTCTTCCTTAGTTTCAGAGGAGAAGACACCCGCAAAAGCTTTACTGATCATCTTCACAAGGCGCTTCGTCGATGTGGAATCCACGCTTTCATAGATGACCGACTCAGGAGAGGCGAACAAATATCTTCAGCACTCCTAAGGGCAATTGAAGAATCAAGGTTTTCCATCATCATTTTCTCCGAACACTATGCTTCTTCAAGTTGGTGTTTGGATGAACTTACAAAGATTCTTCAGTGTGTCAAAGAGGGAAGACATACAGCTTTTCCTGTTTTCTATAATGTAGATCCCTCTCATGTAAGAAAACAAGAAGGGAGTTATGGAGTAGCATTTACAAAGCATGAACAAGTTTACAGGGACAACATGGAGAAAGTGGTCGAGTGGAGAAAAGCTCTAACTGTGGCATCCAATCTTTCTGGATGGGATTCACGAGATAA ACATGAATCCGAGGTTATTAAGGAAATTGTTTCCAAGATCTGGAAAAAACTGAATGATGCATCCTCATGCAACATGGAGGCTCTAGTTGGAATGGCTTCTCATATACAGAACATGGTTTCATTATTACGTATTGGGTCAGATGATGTTCGGATGGTAGGAATTTGGGGCATGGCTGGCATAGGTAAGACTACCATTGCTGAGGCTGTTTATCAGAAAATTCGCACTCGATTTGAAGGTTGTTGCTTTCTTTCAAATGTTAgagaaaaatcacaaaaaaatgaTCCAGCTGTTATACAAATGGAACTCCTTTCACAAATTTTTGAGGAAGGAAATCTAAATACAGGAGTTCTCAGTGGAGGAATCAACGTTATAGAAAAAACACTTCACTCCATGAGAGTCCTTATTGTTCTTGATGATGTGGATTGCCCACAACAATTGGAGGTTTTAGCTGGAAATCATAACTGGTTTAGTCCAGGAAGTCGAATTATCATCACAACCAGAGAAAAGCATTTGCTAGATGAGAAAGTGGAAATATATGTGGCTAAGGAATTAAACAAAGATGAAGCTCGTAAGCTCTTTTATCAGCATGCCTTTAAATATAAACCTCCTGTAGGAGATTTTGTACAACTATGTGACCGTGCCCTAAATTATACAAAGGGCATTCCCTTAGCCCTTAAAATCTTGGGTCGTTTTTTATACAATAGAAGCAAAAAGGAATGGGAGAGTGAATTGGAAAAACTTAGAAGAATTCCAAACAAAGAGATTCAAGATGTGTTGAGAATAAGTTTTGATGGATTAGATGATAATCAAAAGGATATATTTCTCGACATCGCATGCTTCTTTAAAGGGCAAGACAAAGATTACGTCATAAAACTACTGAAAAGTTGTGATTTCTTTCCAGAAATTGAAATACGTAATCTTATAGATAAGTCTCTCGTAACTATTTCATATAATAAGTTGTGCATGCATGATTTGATACAAGAAATGGGATGGGAAATTGTTCGGCAAGAATCTATTAAAGACCCCGGCAAACGCAGCAGGTTGTGGGTTAATGATGATGTCATTGATATGCTAACAACAAATACA GGGACTGAAGCAGTTGAAGGCATGGTCCTTAACTTGTCTACTTTGAAAGAGCTACACTTCAGTGTTAATGTCTTCACAAAGATGAACAAATTAAGAGTGCTCAGATTCTATGATGCACAAATATGGGGAAGTTCTTGGATAGGGAGACACAATGATCGCTATAAAAGTCCATACACTGAATGTAAATTCCATCTTTCTGGGGATTTTAAATTTCTGTCCAACCACTTAAGATCTCTCCACTGGGATGGATACCCTTTGAAGTCCCTTCCATCAAATTTTCATCCTGAGAAGCTTCTCGAGTTGAAAATGTGCTTTAGTCAGCTTGAACAACTATGGGAAGGAAACAAG TCATTTCAGAAGTTAAAGTTCATCGAACTTAGCCACTCTCAACATCTTATCAAAACACCAGACTTCTCTGGAGCTCCAAAGCTCAGGAGAATAATTCTTGAAGGTTGTACAAGTTTAGTCAAGGTTCACCCATCCATTGGAGCTCTCAAGAAGCTTATTTTCCTGAATTTAGAAGGCTGCAAGAACCTCAAGAGTTTCTCGAGCAGCATCCATCTGGAGTCTCTTCAAACTATTACTCTCTCTGGCTGCTCAAAACTGAAGAAATTTCCAGAGGTCCAGGGAGCCATGGATAATTTACCAGAGCTTTCTTTAAAAGGGACTGCTATAAAAGGATTGCCATTGTCCATTGAATATCTGAATGGACTTTCTTTATTAAATCTGGAAGAGTGCAAAAGCCTTGAGTCATTACCGGGCTGCATTTTTAAGTTGAAGTCCCTGAAAACTCTTATTCTTTCAAACTGCTCTAGACTGAAGAAGCTTCCAGAGATACAGGAAAATATGGAGAGTTTGAAAAAGCTTTTTCTAGATGACACTGGTCTAAGAGAGCTACCTTCATCAATTGAGCATCTAAATGGGCTTGTTTTGTTGAAGctgaaaaattgtaaaaaactTGCAAGTCTTCCGGAAAGCATTTGTAAGCTGACGTCTCTTCAGACTCTTACTCTCTCTGGTTGTTCAGAACTGAAGAAATTGCCAGATGACATGGGGAGCCTACAATGTTTAGTAAAGCTCAAAGCAAATGGAACTGGTATACAAGAGGTACCCACCTCTATTACTCTTTTGACAAAGCTTGAAGTATTATCATTAGCAGGATGCAAGGGAGGGGAATCTAAGTCAAGGAATCTGGCTTTATGTTTGCGCTCATCACCAACAAAAGGATTGCGACCGTCTTTTTTGCCTGTTCTATACTCCTTGAGAAAGTTGAATTTAAGTGGCTGCAACCTATTGGAAGGAGCCCTACCCAGTGATCTTAGCTCCTTATCTTGGTTGGAATGTTTAGATCTGAGTAGAAACAGTTTCATCACCGTGCCTAACCTCAGTCGACTTCCTCGACTCAAAAGGCTCATATTGGAACACTGCAAGAGTCTTCGATCTTTGCCAGAGCTTCcatcaaatattgaaaaattattggcCAATGATTGCACATCCCTGGAAACCTTTTCAAATCCATCAAGTGCATATGCATGGAGGAACTCCAGACATTTAAACTTTCAATTTTATAATTGCTTCCGACTAGTGGAGAATGAGCAGAGTGACAATGTGGAAGCTATCTTACGGGGAATTCGGCTTGTTGCATCAATATCGAACTTTGTGGCTCCG CATTATGAACTTAAGTGGTATGACGCTGTTGTTCCTGGGAGTAGCATTCCAGAGTGGTTCACCGATCAGAGCCTGGGGTGTTCAGTAACTGTAGAGCTGCCTCCACATTGGTGTACTACCAGGTTGATGGGATTGgctgtttgttttgttttccacCCAAACATCGGCATGGGTAAGTTCGGCCGTTCTGAATATTTTAGTATGAACGAATCTGGAGGCTTCTCTCTCCACAACACGGCTTCCACGCATTTTTCAAAAGCTGACCACATCTGGTTTGGGTATCGACCCCTTTATGGAGAGGTTTTCAGCCCGAGCATCGATCACCTGAAGGTTTCCTTTGCTGGATCCAATCGTGCCGGCGAAGTGGTGAAAAAGTGTGGGGCTCGTCTGGTATTTGAGCAAGATGAACCATGTGGCCGGGAGGAGGAGATGAACCAT GTACATGAAGATTGGTTGGAGGTCCCATTTTACATTCCAAG TTGGCTGGTCGTAGTAGAGGCCTGCAGAAGTAGTCTCCAAACATGA
- the LOC100263564 gene encoding disease resistance protein RPV1 isoform X3: protein MASSSTSLSVASSSSTHPWKYEVFLSFRGEDTRKSFTDHLHKALRRCGIHAFIDDRLRRGEQISSALLRAIEESRFSIIIFSEHYASSSWCLDELTKILQCVKEGRHTAFPVFYNVDPSHVRKQEGSYGVAFTKHEQVYRDNMEKVVEWRKALTVASNLSGWDSRDKHESEVIKEIVSKIWKKLNDASSCNMEALVGMASHIQNMVSLLRIGSDDVRMVGIWGMAGIGKTTIAEAVYQKIRTRFEGCCFLSNVREKSQKNDPAVIQMELLSQIFEEGNLNTGVLSGGINVIEKTLHSMRVLIVLDDVDCPQQLEVLAGNHNWFSPGSRIIITTREKHLLDEKVEIYVAKELNKDEARKLFYQHAFKYKPPVGDFVQLCDRALNYTKGIPLALKILGRFLYNRSKKEWESELEKLRRIPNKEIQDVLRISFDGLDDNQKDIFLDIACFFKGQDKDYVIKLLKSCDFFPEIEIRNLIDKSLVTISYNKLCMHDLIQEMGWEIVRQESIKDPGKRSRLWVNDDVIDMLTTNTGTEAVEGMVLNLSTLKELHFSVNVFTKMNKLRVLRFYDAQIWGSSWIGRHNDRYKSPYTECKFHLSGDFKFLSNHLRSLHWDGYPLKSLPSNFHPEKLLELKMCFSQLEQLWEGNKSFQKLKFIELSHSQHLIKTPDFSGAPKLRRIILEGCTSLVKVHPSIGALKKLIFLNLEGCKNLKSFSSSIHLESLQTITLSGCSKLKKFPEVQGAMDNLPELSLKGTAIKGLPLSIEYLNGLSLLNLEECKSLESLPGCIFKLKSLKTLILSNCSRLKKLPEIQENMESLKKLFLDDTGLRELPSSIEHLNGLVLLKLKNCKKLASLPESICKLTSLQTLTLSGCSELKKLPDDMGSLQCLVKLKANGTGIQEVPTSITLLTKLEVLSLAGCKGGESKSRNLALCLRSSPTKGLRPSFLPVLYSLRKLNLSGCNLLEGALPSDLSSLSWLECLDLSRNSFITVPNLSRLPRLKRLILEHCKSLRSLPELPSNIEKLLANDCTSLETFSNPSSAYAWRNSRHLNFQFYNCFRLVENEQSDNVEAILRGIRLVASISNFVAPHYELKWYDAVVPGSSIPEWFTDQSLGCSVTVELPPHWCTTRLMGLAVCFVFHPNIGMGKFGRSEYFSMNESGGFSLHNTASTHFSKADHIWFGYRPLYGEVFSPSIDHLKVSFAGSNRAGEVVKKCGARLVFEQDEPCGREEEMNHVHEDWLEVPFYIPR from the exons ATGGCTTCTTCTTCAACCAGTCTCTCAGTAGCTTCTTCCTCTTCCACCCATCCATGGAAGTATGAAGTCTTCCTTAGTTTCAGAGGAGAAGACACCCGCAAAAGCTTTACTGATCATCTTCACAAGGCGCTTCGTCGATGTGGAATCCACGCTTTCATAGATGACCGACTCAGGAGAGGCGAACAAATATCTTCAGCACTCCTAAGGGCAATTGAAGAATCAAGGTTTTCCATCATCATTTTCTCCGAACACTATGCTTCTTCAAGTTGGTGTTTGGATGAACTTACAAAGATTCTTCAGTGTGTCAAAGAGGGAAGACATACAGCTTTTCCTGTTTTCTATAATGTAGATCCCTCTCATGTAAGAAAACAAGAAGGGAGTTATGGAGTAGCATTTACAAAGCATGAACAAGTTTACAGGGACAACATGGAGAAAGTGGTCGAGTGGAGAAAAGCTCTAACTGTGGCATCCAATCTTTCTGGATGGGATTCACGAGATAA ACATGAATCCGAGGTTATTAAGGAAATTGTTTCCAAGATCTGGAAAAAACTGAATGATGCATCCTCATGCAACATGGAGGCTCTAGTTGGAATGGCTTCTCATATACAGAACATGGTTTCATTATTACGTATTGGGTCAGATGATGTTCGGATGGTAGGAATTTGGGGCATGGCTGGCATAGGTAAGACTACCATTGCTGAGGCTGTTTATCAGAAAATTCGCACTCGATTTGAAGGTTGTTGCTTTCTTTCAAATGTTAgagaaaaatcacaaaaaaatgaTCCAGCTGTTATACAAATGGAACTCCTTTCACAAATTTTTGAGGAAGGAAATCTAAATACAGGAGTTCTCAGTGGAGGAATCAACGTTATAGAAAAAACACTTCACTCCATGAGAGTCCTTATTGTTCTTGATGATGTGGATTGCCCACAACAATTGGAGGTTTTAGCTGGAAATCATAACTGGTTTAGTCCAGGAAGTCGAATTATCATCACAACCAGAGAAAAGCATTTGCTAGATGAGAAAGTGGAAATATATGTGGCTAAGGAATTAAACAAAGATGAAGCTCGTAAGCTCTTTTATCAGCATGCCTTTAAATATAAACCTCCTGTAGGAGATTTTGTACAACTATGTGACCGTGCCCTAAATTATACAAAGGGCATTCCCTTAGCCCTTAAAATCTTGGGTCGTTTTTTATACAATAGAAGCAAAAAGGAATGGGAGAGTGAATTGGAAAAACTTAGAAGAATTCCAAACAAAGAGATTCAAGATGTGTTGAGAATAAGTTTTGATGGATTAGATGATAATCAAAAGGATATATTTCTCGACATCGCATGCTTCTTTAAAGGGCAAGACAAAGATTACGTCATAAAACTACTGAAAAGTTGTGATTTCTTTCCAGAAATTGAAATACGTAATCTTATAGATAAGTCTCTCGTAACTATTTCATATAATAAGTTGTGCATGCATGATTTGATACAAGAAATGGGATGGGAAATTGTTCGGCAAGAATCTATTAAAGACCCCGGCAAACGCAGCAGGTTGTGGGTTAATGATGATGTCATTGATATGCTAACAACAAATACA GGGACTGAAGCAGTTGAAGGCATGGTCCTTAACTTGTCTACTTTGAAAGAGCTACACTTCAGTGTTAATGTCTTCACAAAGATGAACAAATTAAGAGTGCTCAGATTCTATGATGCACAAATATGGGGAAGTTCTTGGATAGGGAGACACAATGATCGCTATAAAAGTCCATACACTGAATGTAAATTCCATCTTTCTGGGGATTTTAAATTTCTGTCCAACCACTTAAGATCTCTCCACTGGGATGGATACCCTTTGAAGTCCCTTCCATCAAATTTTCATCCTGAGAAGCTTCTCGAGTTGAAAATGTGCTTTAGTCAGCTTGAACAACTATGGGAAGGAAACAAG TCATTTCAGAAGTTAAAGTTCATCGAACTTAGCCACTCTCAACATCTTATCAAAACACCAGACTTCTCTGGAGCTCCAAAGCTCAGGAGAATAATTCTTGAAGGTTGTACAAGTTTAGTCAAGGTTCACCCATCCATTGGAGCTCTCAAGAAGCTTATTTTCCTGAATTTAGAAGGCTGCAAGAACCTCAAGAGTTTCTCGAGCAGCATCCATCTGGAGTCTCTTCAAACTATTACTCTCTCTGGCTGCTCAAAACTGAAGAAATTTCCAGAGGTCCAGGGAGCCATGGATAATTTACCAGAGCTTTCTTTAAAAGGGACTGCTATAAAAGGATTGCCATTGTCCATTGAATATCTGAATGGACTTTCTTTATTAAATCTGGAAGAGTGCAAAAGCCTTGAGTCATTACCGGGCTGCATTTTTAAGTTGAAGTCCCTGAAAACTCTTATTCTTTCAAACTGCTCTAGACTGAAGAAGCTTCCAGAGATACAGGAAAATATGGAGAGTTTGAAAAAGCTTTTTCTAGATGACACTGGTCTAAGAGAGCTACCTTCATCAATTGAGCATCTAAATGGGCTTGTTTTGTTGAAGctgaaaaattgtaaaaaactTGCAAGTCTTCCGGAAAGCATTTGTAAGCTGACGTCTCTTCAGACTCTTACTCTCTCTGGTTGTTCAGAACTGAAGAAATTGCCAGATGACATGGGGAGCCTACAATGTTTAGTAAAGCTCAAAGCAAATGGAACTGGTATACAAGAGGTACCCACCTCTATTACTCTTTTGACAAAGCTTGAAGTATTATCATTAGCAGGATGCAAGGGAGGGGAATCTAAGTCAAGGAATCTGGCTTTATGTTTGCGCTCATCACCAACAAAAGGATTGCGACCGTCTTTTTTGCCTGTTCTATACTCCTTGAGAAAGTTGAATTTAAGTGGCTGCAACCTATTGGAAGGAGCCCTACCCAGTGATCTTAGCTCCTTATCTTGGTTGGAATGTTTAGATCTGAGTAGAAACAGTTTCATCACCGTGCCTAACCTCAGTCGACTTCCTCGACTCAAAAGGCTCATATTGGAACACTGCAAGAGTCTTCGATCTTTGCCAGAGCTTCcatcaaatattgaaaaattattggcCAATGATTGCACATCCCTGGAAACCTTTTCAAATCCATCAAGTGCATATGCATGGAGGAACTCCAGACATTTAAACTTTCAATTTTATAATTGCTTCCGACTAGTGGAGAATGAGCAGAGTGACAATGTGGAAGCTATCTTACGGGGAATTCGGCTTGTTGCATCAATATCGAACTTTGTGGCTCCG CATTATGAACTTAAGTGGTATGACGCTGTTGTTCCTGGGAGTAGCATTCCAGAGTGGTTCACCGATCAGAGCCTGGGGTGTTCAGTAACTGTAGAGCTGCCTCCACATTGGTGTACTACCAGGTTGATGGGATTGgctgtttgttttgttttccacCCAAACATCGGCATGGGTAAGTTCGGCCGTTCTGAATATTTTAGTATGAACGAATCTGGAGGCTTCTCTCTCCACAACACGGCTTCCACGCATTTTTCAAAAGCTGACCACATCTGGTTTGGGTATCGACCCCTTTATGGAGAGGTTTTCAGCCCGAGCATCGATCACCTGAAGGTTTCCTTTGCTGGATCCAATCGTGCCGGCGAAGTGGTGAAAAAGTGTGGGGCTCGTCTGGTATTTGAGCAAGATGAACCATGTGGCCGGGAGGAGGAGATGAACCAT GTACATGAAGATTGGTTGGAGGTCCCATTTTACATTCCAAGGTAA